The proteins below come from a single Plasmodium sp. gorilla clade G2 genome assembly, chromosome: 13 genomic window:
- a CDS encoding glycosylphosphatidylinositol anchor attachment 1 protein, putative, with protein MGFSENPKFSLLINKLIKKSKVIGTFLSIVGVIFFLVFNKFNKNAELDARTFTQFVGNSVLNKKNEKFFNDTNLYFLNYKYEGNEDIIKMIYDYINEYISSNVQHEMVKIKITDTIEQNILISNVGCKYCNNMESLVVVINFDFKERKFFHSLVIGLTLIEHFSKCNYMSKDVIFLFTNKELLYSLGIQEFIQKYFYNNTNIIGKKIIRSSTIIEFDSIYPSNIKINYEGLNGMLPNQDLILLLTNELHFYSIPIKMELTHGSIFDMALEKNYEHGHIYFLRENIPSFTATGVSKVPIRSKMINLFNLTKALQSYLRSQSNTHEGFCHSSNFYFFNTFKRHIPISIYCYSVYLICAYTIMKLFKSATFRSYVNFLTSFYTYLITILIISLPIYLISTNKKFNELLNFKRNYIPKCQEWHPDNFNKYIKIASIWWNVLFFSIIVAFFFNLFISFLVNKKRKIIQQKNDKNESFGGYKKVERVERILILEKIKQLKNEIMKRKGITNNYNNHIKNYNNILYTNENIYNNKNNNNNCENIYNNGEIKKNILVKPKIINSDDEDFLLEKKNSEFIKKIEKQIEILEEKLEFLSNDENVKYIFYNNSIAPFNTMMIYMNIFYFILVVILSSLYNWSYSVLFSMVLVIPISILNNIRKKPIRIFQRIVLSVFILFIFIYMYPNDNHIWNLRKKLTNLLSNNLLRCCKYLDKHKILQHKYFPESLQFICSNKLLDSFYVKKYFLDNLYIKFNYILDIQNGFLLTLYNLARNHFCIGTATYPLICFTLLPILFYIAFLFFC; from the exons ATGGGATTTTCAGAAAATCCCAAATTTTCCCTTCTCATAAATAAGCTTATCAAGAAATCTAAAGTTATAGg cacTTTCTTATCAATTGTTGGTGTGATTTTCTTTTTGGTGTTTAATAAGTTTAATAAGAATGCTGAATTAGACGCTAGGACATTTACCCAATTTGTTGGTAATTCCGtattgaacaaaaaaaatgagaagtTTTTTAATGATAccaatttatatttcttgaattataaatatgaaggaaatgaagatataataaagatgatatatgattatattaatgaatatatatcatctaaTGTACAACATGAGAtggttaaaataaaaataacggATACAATTGAACAGAATATATTGATAAGTAATGTAGGATGTaaatattgtaataatatggaaaGTTTAGTTGTAGTAATAAATTTTGATTTTAAAGAAAGGAAATTTTTTCATAGCTTAGTTATTGGTTTAACATTAATAGAACATTTTTCTAAATGTAACTATATGAGTAAAGATgtgatttttttatttacaaataaagaattattatattctttaggTATTCAAGaatttatacaaaaatatttttataataatactaatataattggaaaaaaaattattagatCTTCTACTATTATTGAATTTGATTCTATTTATCCttctaatattaaaattaattatgaAGGATTAAATGGTATGTTGCCTAATCAGgatttgatattattattaacaaatgaacttcatttttattctaTTCCTATTAAAATGGAGCTTACTCATGGTTCCATATTTGATATGGCGCTAGAAAAGAATTACGAACATGGTCACATATACTTTCTGAG AGAGAATATTCCGTCTTTTACTGCAACAGGGGTAAGCAAAGTACCCATAAGAAGTAAAATGATTAATTTGTTTAATCTGACAAAAGCACTGCAAAGTTATTTAAGAAGTCAGAGTAATACACATGAAGGTTTTTGTCATTCTtccaatttttatttttttaatacattcaAAAGGCATATAccaataagtatatattgttatagtGTTTATTTAATATGCGCATATACCataatgaaattatttaaatcagCAACTTTTAGAAgctatgtaaattttttaacaAGTTTCTACACTTATTTGATaacaatattaattatttccctacctatatatttaatttcaacaaataaaaaatttaatgagTTGTTgaattttaaaagaaattatattccTAAATGTCAGGAATGGCATCctgataattttaataaatatataaaaatagcaAGTATTTGGTggaatgttttatttttttcaattattgttgcatttttttttaatttatttatttcttttttagttaataaaaaaagaaaaattatacaacaaaaaaatgataaaaatgaatctTTTGGTGGCTATAAAAAGGTAGAAAGGGTAGAACgaattttaatattagaaaaaatcAAACAActgaaaaatgaaataatgaAACGAAAAGGtattacaaataattataataatcatattaaaaattataataatatattatatactaatgaaaatatatacaataataaaaataataataataattgtgaaaacatatataataatggagaaataaaaaaaaatattctggTTAAACccaaaattataaatagtgatgatgaagattttcttcttgaaaaaaaaaattctgaattcattaaaaaaatagaaaaacaaATAGAAATATTAGAAGAAAAATTGGAATTTTTAagtaatgatgaaaatgtaaaatatattttttataataattctatAGCACCATTTAATAcaatgatgatatatatgaatattttttatttcatattgGTAGTCATATTAAGTTCG ttgtATAATTGGTCCTATTCTGTATTATTTAGCATGGTACTTGTAATTCCTATAtcaattttaaataatataagaaaaaaaccAATCAGAATTTTTCAAAGGATTGTTCTTTCagtttttattctttttatatttatttatatgtatccGAATGATAATCATATTTGG AATTTAAGGAAGAAACTAACCAATTTATTaagtaataatttattaaggTGTTGTAAATATTTAGACAAACACAAAATACTACAGCACAAATATTTCCCAGAAAGTTTGCaatttatttgttctaaTAAGTTATTAGATTCTTTctatgtaaaaaaatattttttggataatctatatattaaatttaattatattttggaTATTCAAAATGGATTCTTATTAACTTTATACAATTTAGCAAGAAATCATTTTTGCATTGGTACAGCTACCTATCCTCTAATTTGCTTTACCTTACTcccaatattattttatatagcttttttatttttttgttaa